The proteins below are encoded in one region of Belonocnema kinseyi isolate 2016_QV_RU_SX_M_011 chromosome 1, B_treatae_v1, whole genome shotgun sequence:
- the LOC117178683 gene encoding uncharacterized protein LOC117178683, giving the protein MPQIQKAADKASAAVANLARLMSNIKGPRASKRKTLMSVAHLILLYGAEIWADALDVQKYQNRMVSVQRRCAMRIASSYRTVSAPAVLAVAGVAPITLLARERKRIYNRCQTENDCSLIKTEERLQTLAEWQQQWIIDSGGRWTAGLIGEVSPWFGRRHGEVNFYLTQFLTCHGHFNSYLFRRNREESQLCDYCPGKIDDVENTFYECNRWAGNKHAIETLLGEAITPRNTVSLML; this is encoded by the coding sequence ATGCCACAGATTCAGAAGGCGGCTGATAAAGCAAGCGCAGCGGTGGCAAATCTTGCCAGGCTTATGTCTAATATAAAAGGTCCCAGAGCAAGTAAGCGGAAAACACTGATGAGTGTGGCTCACTTGATATTACTATATGGAGCAGAGATTTGGGCTGACGCACTTGATGTGCAAAAATACCAAAACCGAATGGTCTCGGTACAGAGACGATGCGCGATGCGTATAGCGAGTTCTTATCGAACTGTCTCTGCGCCTGCAGTATTGGCTGTAGCGGGAGTAGCTCCTATTACTCTTCTTgctagagagagaaaaagaatATATAATAGGTGTCAAACAGAAAATGATTGTTCACTAATCAAAACAGAAGAGAGACTTCAAACACTTGCGGAATGGCAACAACAATGGATCATCGACTCTGGAGGAAGATGGACTGCAGGCCTAATAGGAGAGGTGTCCCCATGGTTTGGCAGGAGGCACGGTGAGGTAAATTTTTATCTTACCCAATTTCTTACCTGCCATGGCCACTTTAATTCCTATCTATTCCGGAGAAACCGTGAGGAAAGTCAACTCTGTGACTACTGTCCAGGGAAAATTGACGATGTGGAGAATACATTCTATGAATGTAACAGATGGGCTGGAAATAAACATGCCATTGAAACTCTTCTTGGAGAGGCCATCACTCCAAGAAATACAGTTTCTTTAATGCTTTAA